The following proteins are encoded in a genomic region of Montipora foliosa isolate CH-2021 chromosome 10, ASM3666993v2, whole genome shotgun sequence:
- the LOC137973105 gene encoding neuropeptide FF receptor 2-like, translating into MNGSNTTTFAQCLSEPAFYMWTLRLVYSAIFLLGTVGNAVVCFAIVKRKAPQNSCNVFTFNLAFHDLILVILYVPTQMIALEHCYAWILGELTCQLVYIILPICQSASVGTLLAITADRYRAIVFPVKSRLTRKTVLLVIAAIWAGSIVTALPLVFVITEISPVPGVVYCVESWPSETLLQAYWLSMFIIQYFLPLSAIAILAGITAYSLRKNAYPEAMESCEQSEMFRTTVRRRVKQTKRITKMLIALVFLYAICMLPQHVVYTFWTMFGDLMSKSYREQANIVANIFPIANSALNAIAYGTLNKEFKGVFKALFRFACCKVSQTRDIARRESQRRTLSTTDGSSVKKERMPSAFALGKRTGNSKYVSCYAQGTEI; encoded by the coding sequence ATGAATGGTTCAAACACGACTACGTTTGCACAATGTCTCTCCGAACCTGCTTTCTACATGTGGACATTGCGTTTGGTCTACTCAGCTATCTTTCTTCTCGGAACGGTCGGAAACGCTGTGGTGTGCTTCGCAATTGTGAAGCGAAAAGCACCGCAGAACAGCTGCAACGTATTCACTTTCAACCTTGCGTTTCACGATCTTATTCTAGTCATTTTATACGTACCAACGCAAATGATAGCCTTGGAACATTGCTATGCCTGGATTCTAGGAGAATTAACTTGTCAACTGGTTTATATAATATTACCAATCTGCCAATCTGCCTCCGTTGGTACATTACTGGCCATCACTGCTGATCGATACCGAGCGATTGTGTTCCCAGTCAAGTCCCGTCTTACCAGGAAGACTGTACTTCTTGTAATAGCAGCGATTTGGGCGGGATCAATTGTGACGGCGTTACCTCTAGTATTTGTCATTACTGAAATTTCGccagttcctggtgttgtgtaTTGCGTCGAGTCCTGGCCGTCAGAAACCTTGTTACAAGCATACTGGCTTTCTATGTTCATCATTCAATATTTCCTCCCACTATCCGCTATTGCGATTCTTGCTGGAATCACCGCCTATAGCTTGAGAAAAAATGCCTACCCCGAAGCCATGGAAAGCTGTGAGCAAAGTGAAATGTTTAGGACAACGGTACGAAGGCGCGTTAAACAAACCAAGCGAATTACCAAGATGTTAATCGCCTTGGTTTTTTTGTACGCAATCTGCATGCTGCCTCAGCACGTAGTTTATACCTTTTGGACAATGTTCGGCGACTTAATGAGCAAATCATACAGGGAACAAGCAAACATTGTCGCTAACATCTTCCCGATCGCTAACAGCGCATTAAATGCAATTGCTTACGGTACGCTGAACAAGGAATTTAAAGGCGTATTTAAAGCATTGTTTCGATTCGCCTGCTGTAAAGTGAGTCAGACAAGAGATATTGCGAGACGCGAATCGCAGCGACGGACTTTGTCTACCACAGACGGATCTTCAGTCAAAAAAGAACGCATGCCGTCAGCCTTTGCTTTAGGAAAACGAACTGGAAATAGTAAATATGTTTCCTGCTATGCACAAGGAACAGAAATATAG